A part of Gracilimonas sp. genomic DNA contains:
- a CDS encoding TonB-dependent receptor, with translation MKKLIVLTFISFIQFGFAGLLQAQTTTVSGTVVDDESSPLINATVALYRPASDSIVEGTATSTEGNFIIEAEPGTYNLEISFLSFQEYTREIELIEGENLDLEIIQLMPAQESLGDLEVQGERSYMEMNFDSRSFNVQDDVTSLGGSALDVLDNVPSITTDFEGNVSLRGNQGVQILINGRPSNLVRNGTDALSSIPSSMIEEVKIITNPSARYSADGTGGIIDIILIDDANLGFNGSVRAEASYPQEYGIGTNLNYQRNKVNWFMNAQVEYGSEPESGSTFQSFSSDTTYAYRELVDTDETEREANINFGADIYLPAEQLLTLSTRISLENQTEDRDLNYIDYDPTNDQVYQSISDNWGVVRQTTRDVIEEQRESDFDIRAQYEKTFSDENDHKLVADLDFEFGEEGEEVDFEQFIQQGAGNSVQQRTNGDETYREARLDVDYERGLGDAGKLEAGLRFNYDWQDNDYIVEELQNGEWVRSQENIGAADNFRYLENVNAAYAIFNGELEPFTYQVGLRAENTRIESELDQSGNKSSQNYTNLFPSVFLSYTLNELNSFQASYSRRISRPWSGQLLPFTEIQNEREREIGNPDLKPEFGNSFELGYLRYWETGSVLTSVYYRYRTQVIEDIETTEIINGQPVNVERPFNLASEDAWGVEFSADQDLFEGLQLSGSLNIYQSSREGEFEGILYTSESESFTSRLRIRWQFLDGWNFQSYLSYRGAEQTTQGRRAGRSFVGTGLSKELMDGRANISLNVRDVFNSRNSDREIIEPNLYRNSQYSWSSRQFRVNFRYNFGGNDDDRRGRR, from the coding sequence ATGAAAAAACTCATCGTTCTTACATTTATTTCTTTCATTCAATTTGGTTTTGCCGGGTTGTTACAAGCTCAGACCACAACTGTTTCCGGAACTGTTGTAGATGATGAATCCAGTCCTTTAATTAATGCAACTGTAGCCTTATATCGACCCGCGAGTGATTCAATTGTTGAAGGAACAGCGACTTCAACCGAAGGTAATTTTATCATTGAAGCAGAACCAGGGACGTATAATCTTGAGATTAGCTTCCTTTCTTTTCAGGAATACACCCGGGAAATAGAGCTTATTGAAGGAGAAAACCTTGACTTGGAAATCATACAATTGATGCCTGCTCAGGAAAGTTTAGGTGATCTTGAAGTTCAGGGAGAGCGGTCATACATGGAAATGAATTTCGATAGCCGAAGCTTTAACGTGCAGGACGATGTCACCAGCCTTGGTGGTTCGGCTTTGGATGTTCTCGACAATGTGCCTTCTATCACTACCGATTTTGAAGGAAATGTAAGCCTTCGTGGAAACCAGGGAGTTCAGATTCTAATCAACGGCCGTCCGTCAAATTTGGTGCGAAATGGAACGGATGCACTGAGCAGTATTCCGTCCAGCATGATTGAGGAAGTAAAAATTATTACAAATCCATCAGCAAGATATTCCGCTGATGGAACGGGTGGTATCATAGACATAATTTTAATTGATGATGCAAACCTTGGCTTTAATGGAAGCGTAAGAGCTGAGGCCAGTTACCCGCAGGAATATGGGATAGGTACAAACCTGAATTACCAGAGAAACAAGGTCAACTGGTTTATGAATGCCCAGGTTGAATATGGCAGTGAGCCGGAATCCGGGAGTACATTCCAAAGCTTTAGCAGCGATACCACCTATGCATATCGTGAACTGGTGGATACAGATGAGACCGAAAGAGAGGCTAACATAAACTTTGGCGCAGATATTTATTTACCTGCTGAGCAATTATTAACTCTGTCAACACGGATAAGCCTTGAAAATCAAACCGAAGACCGGGACCTGAACTACATTGATTATGACCCAACCAATGATCAGGTCTATCAATCCATATCGGATAACTGGGGAGTTGTGCGGCAAACAACACGGGATGTAATTGAGGAACAACGGGAGAGCGATTTTGATATCCGGGCTCAATATGAAAAAACATTCAGTGATGAGAATGACCATAAGCTGGTAGCCGATCTGGACTTTGAATTCGGAGAAGAAGGAGAAGAAGTAGACTTTGAACAATTTATACAGCAAGGGGCAGGCAACTCTGTTCAGCAGCGGACCAATGGAGATGAAACGTATCGTGAAGCCAGGCTTGATGTTGATTATGAACGCGGTCTGGGAGATGCAGGCAAACTTGAAGCCGGACTTCGTTTCAATTACGACTGGCAGGATAATGATTATATAGTGGAGGAACTCCAAAATGGGGAGTGGGTCCGTTCTCAAGAAAACATCGGTGCTGCTGATAACTTCCGGTATTTGGAAAATGTGAATGCAGCCTATGCCATTTTTAACGGGGAGCTGGAGCCTTTTACCTATCAGGTGGGGTTAAGGGCTGAGAATACAAGAATTGAATCGGAACTGGATCAGTCAGGCAATAAAAGCTCACAGAATTACACGAATTTGTTTCCGAGCGTGTTTCTCTCTTATACACTTAACGAACTAAACTCCTTTCAGGCAAGTTACAGCCGCAGGATTTCGCGCCCATGGTCTGGACAATTGCTGCCGTTTACAGAAATCCAAAATGAACGGGAGCGCGAAATTGGTAATCCAGACCTGAAGCCAGAGTTTGGGAATTCATTTGAGCTGGGCTATCTGCGATACTGGGAAACAGGGTCGGTATTGACCAGTGTTTACTACCGGTACAGAACGCAGGTAATCGAAGATATTGAGACCACGGAAATTATTAATGGGCAACCTGTTAATGTTGAACGGCCTTTTAATCTTGCTTCGGAAGATGCCTGGGGTGTTGAGTTTTCTGCAGATCAGGATCTGTTTGAAGGACTGCAGCTTTCCGGTAGCCTGAATATTTATCAATCGAGCAGGGAAGGAGAGTTTGAAGGAATTTTATACACCAGTGAGTCAGAGTCTTTTACCAGCCGGTTGAGAATCAGGTGGCAATTTCTGGATGGGTGGAACTTCCAAAGCTATTTATCCTATCGCGGGGCCGAGCAAACTACCCAGGGCCGAAGAGCTGGCCGATCTTTTGTGGGAACAGGATTGTCAAAGGAGCTAATGGATGGCCGGGCAAACATCTCTCTGAATGTCAGGGATGTGTTCAACTCCCGGAATAGTGACCGTGAAATTATAGAACCCAATTTATACCGTAACAGTCAGTACAGCTGGTCGAGCCGACAATTCCGCGTGAATTTCCGATACAATTTCGGAGGGAATGATGATGATAGAAGAGGCAGAAGGTGA